The Methanococcus voltae PS genome has a window encoding:
- a CDS encoding beta-CASP ribonuclease aCPSF1, with translation MSAEEILNELKDNVVKRAPGNAVITDVEFEGSEVVIYAKNPELFSNNFIKELAKDFRKRIAVRPDPSVLLEPDIAKERILRIVPDDAEVINCIFDANTGEVIIESKKPGLVIGKEGSTLEDIKKEIQWAPKPVRAPPIPSDTIKAIRSTMYRERADVKDILRRIGRRIHRDVKLRDYCWIRTSFLGGSREVGRTCLYHQTPESRIMVDCGINVGMDDEKAFPHFDAPEFSIDEIDAVVVTHAHLDHCGFIPGLFRYGYDGPVYCTKPTRDLMTLLQKDYIDIAEKEGKQVPYTSRDVKNAIKHTIPLDYGVTTDIAPAVKLTLHNAGHILGSAIAHCHIGDGLYNVAYTGDIKFEASRLLEPAVCQFPRLETLIMESTYGGYDDVLPERDETEKELLRVISETIARGGKVILPVFGIGRAQELMLVLEEGYNQGLFNAPVFLDGMIWEATAIHTAYPEYLSKNMRNRIFHEGDNPFLSEVFKKVKDTKDRRNVIGRDEPCIILATSGMLTGGPSVEYFKTLADDEKNAIVFVGYQSEGTLGRKIQKGWKEIPLMGKNGKTRAIKVKLSVHTLEGFSGHCDRKQLIKYLRKLKPIPDRILTIHGEASKCIDLASTAYKLFKKETKSPMNLDSVRLR, from the coding sequence TTGTCAGCCGAAGAAATACTTAACGAATTAAAAGATAATGTAGTAAAAAGAGCCCCTGGGAATGCCGTAATTACAGATGTGGAATTTGAAGGTTCTGAAGTAGTAATTTACGCTAAAAACCCCGAACTATTTTCAAATAATTTTATAAAGGAGCTTGCCAAAGATTTTAGAAAACGTATAGCTGTAAGGCCCGACCCTTCAGTTTTACTCGAACCTGATATAGCAAAGGAAAGGATTTTAAGAATCGTTCCTGATGATGCAGAAGTTATAAACTGTATATTTGACGCTAATACCGGTGAGGTTATTATCGAGTCAAAAAAACCTGGTTTGGTAATCGGTAAAGAAGGGAGCACATTAGAGGACATTAAAAAGGAAATTCAATGGGCGCCTAAACCTGTTAGAGCACCACCTATTCCATCTGATACAATAAAGGCCATAAGGTCAACAATGTACAGAGAAAGAGCGGACGTAAAAGATATTCTTAGAAGAATAGGGAGAAGAATACATAGAGATGTTAAATTAAGAGACTATTGCTGGATTAGAACATCATTTTTAGGCGGTAGCCGTGAAGTTGGTAGAACTTGTTTATACCACCAAACACCGGAAAGCCGTATCATGGTTGATTGTGGTATTAACGTAGGTATGGACGACGAAAAAGCGTTCCCTCACTTTGATGCGCCAGAATTTTCAATTGACGAAATTGATGCTGTAGTAGTTACTCACGCTCACCTTGACCATTGTGGTTTTATCCCAGGTTTATTCAGATATGGTTACGATGGCCCTGTTTACTGTACTAAACCTACAAGAGACTTAATGACTCTTTTACAAAAGGATTACATAGATATTGCAGAAAAAGAAGGTAAACAAGTTCCATACACATCAAGAGATGTAAAAAATGCTATTAAACATACAATACCTTTAGATTATGGAGTTACTACAGATATTGCACCTGCTGTAAAACTTACTTTACACAATGCAGGTCACATATTAGGTTCCGCAATTGCACACTGTCACATTGGTGATGGATTGTACAACGTAGCGTACACCGGCGATATTAAGTTTGAAGCTTCAAGATTATTAGAGCCTGCAGTTTGCCAATTCCCAAGACTCGAAACACTTATCATGGAGTCCACATATGGTGGATACGACGACGTATTGCCTGAAAGGGATGAAACAGAAAAAGAATTACTACGCGTAATTTCTGAAACTATCGCTAGAGGCGGTAAAGTAATTCTCCCAGTATTCGGTATTGGTAGAGCTCAGGAGTTAATGCTCGTACTAGAAGAAGGTTACAACCAAGGATTATTCAACGCTCCGGTATTCTTAGATGGTATGATTTGGGAAGCTACCGCAATACACACTGCTTACCCAGAATACTTATCAAAGAACATGAGAAACAGAATTTTCCATGAAGGCGACAACCCATTCTTATCAGAGGTATTTAAGAAAGTTAAAGATACCAAAGACAGAAGAAACGTAATCGGTAGAGACGAACCATGTATTATTCTCGCTACATCAGGTATGCTTACAGGTGGGCCGAGTGTCGAATACTTTAAAACACTTGCAGATGACGAGAAAAACGCTATCGTATTCGTAGGTTACCAGAGTGAAGGTACTTTAGGTAGAAAAATCCAAAAAGGTTGGAAAGAGATACCTTTAATGGGTAAAAACGGAAAAACAAGAGCTATTAAGGTTAAATTATCTGTTCACACACTTGAAGGATTTTCAGGACACTGTGACAGAAAACAACTTATAAAATACCTTAGGAAATTAAAACCAATTCCAGATAGAATATTGACTATACATGGTGAAGCGTCTAAATGTATCGATTTAGCAAGTACTGCGTATAAATTATTCAAAAAAGAGACTAAATCACCTATGAATTTAGATTCCGTTAGGTTAAGATAA
- the frhB gene encoding coenzyme F420 hydrogenase subunit beta, with translation MNPFGNYKTVISARATDKEILKKAQDGGIVSAAYIYGLESKLLDGVIVANTEDGFNAAPKVATTPEEVLNAAGTKYTVSPNVSVLKDAVREYALEKVGIVGTPCQVQAIRKLIKYPMGFRHTDSKIALVMGIFCMENFSYEGMKAIVEEYAGIRMDDVLKTDIGKGKFWVYSKYGDVKSVKLKDTHMYEQKSCHICTDYTAELADISTGSVGSPDGWSTIFIRTEKGEAYINKMVEAGVLETKNIDDVKPGLDLVQKLSLQKKEKNEKEIVQRRELGLPVPY, from the coding sequence TTGAACCCATTTGGAAATTATAAAACGGTAATATCTGCAAGAGCCACAGATAAAGAAATTTTAAAAAAGGCACAAGACGGTGGTATTGTATCAGCAGCTTACATATATGGTTTAGAAAGTAAACTTCTCGATGGTGTGATTGTTGCAAACACCGAAGATGGATTTAACGCCGCTCCGAAAGTTGCTACGACTCCTGAAGAAGTTTTAAACGCAGCAGGTACCAAATATACTGTATCACCTAATGTGTCAGTTTTAAAAGACGCCGTTAGGGAATATGCACTAGAAAAGGTAGGTATTGTAGGAACACCTTGCCAAGTGCAGGCCATAAGAAAATTAATCAAGTATCCTATGGGATTTAGGCATACGGATTCCAAAATTGCTTTAGTAATGGGTATATTCTGTATGGAAAACTTTTCATATGAAGGTATGAAAGCAATTGTCGAAGAATACGCAGGTATCAGAATGGACGACGTTTTAAAAACAGACATCGGAAAAGGCAAATTTTGGGTTTATTCAAAATATGGTGATGTAAAATCCGTTAAATTGAAAGATACTCATATGTATGAACAGAAATCTTGTCATATTTGCACAGATTACACAGCAGAGCTTGCAGATATCTCAACCGGTTCAGTTGGTAGCCCAGACGGTTGGAGCACCATATTTATAAGAACTGAAAAAGGTGAAGCATACATAAATAAAATGGTTGAAGCGGGCGTCTTAGAAACTAAAAATATTGATGACGTAAAACCAGGTTTAGATTTAGTGCAAAAACTCTCGTTACAGAAAAAAGAGAAAAATGAAAAAGAAATAGTTCAAAGAAGAGAATTAGGTTTGCCTGTTCCTTACTAA
- a CDS encoding DUF5655 domain-containing protein, whose protein sequence is MVLFELSNNNKIAEIKEKEFKLEKDLQDVCEKNLKELLNLKFVASEFSVEKYRFDTVAYDEENKSFVIIEYKRGQNYSVIDQGYAYLATMLNNKAEFILEFNEKFETSLKRKHIDWSQSKVIFISQSFNKFQKDTINFKDLPIEIYEIKRFDNNTLSFSEVKGNRITNSISNIAVENETIKKVSSEVKTYTMDYHYSMGSPETIELYEKFKDKIEEMIPDIQIEPKKWYIAFKKNNKNIVDFTIQKSQLKIWLNLKMGELNDIKSLYRNVAGIGKFGNGDYEYNFTNDEELEYMLSLIKQVYKIQNKIKDD, encoded by the coding sequence ATGGTATTATTCGAATTAAGCAATAATAACAAAATAGCCGAGATTAAAGAGAAAGAATTTAAATTAGAAAAGGATTTGCAGGACGTATGTGAAAAAAATTTAAAAGAACTTTTAAATTTGAAATTTGTTGCAAGTGAATTTTCCGTTGAAAAATATCGATTTGATACGGTTGCTTACGACGAAGAAAATAAATCTTTTGTAATCATAGAATACAAAAGAGGACAAAATTATAGTGTTATAGACCAAGGTTATGCTTATTTAGCAACAATGTTAAATAATAAAGCTGAATTTATTTTAGAATTCAATGAAAAGTTTGAAACAAGCTTAAAAAGAAAACATATTGATTGGTCTCAATCTAAAGTTATTTTTATTTCTCAATCGTTTAACAAATTTCAAAAGGATACCATTAATTTCAAGGATTTACCTATAGAAATATATGAAATTAAACGATTTGATAATAATACTTTATCATTCAGTGAGGTAAAGGGTAATCGAATTACAAATAGTATTTCAAATATAGCCGTGGAAAATGAAACAATCAAAAAGGTTAGCTCTGAAGTGAAAACATATACTATGGATTACCACTATAGTATGGGAAGTCCTGAAACCATTGAATTATATGAAAAATTTAAGGATAAAATAGAAGAAATGATACCAGATATCCAAATAGAGCCTAAAAAATGGTATATTGCATTTAAAAAGAATAATAAAAACATTGTTGATTTTACGATACAAAAATCTCAGTTGAAAATTTGGTTAAATTTGAAAATGGGGGAACTTAATGACATTAAATCGCTATATAGGAATGTTGCAGGCATTGGTAAATTTGGAAATGGAGATTATGAATATAATTTTACAAATGACGAAGAATTAGAATATATGTTAAGTTTAATAAAACAAGTTTATAAAATTCAAAATAAAATTAAAGATGATTAA
- a CDS encoding bile acid:sodium symporter family protein — translation MYQILTIFSDVFESIKRLAENYFALWVILGSIIGFFNADVFSWALPHISLFLGIIMFGMGMSLKFDDFKIVLQRPKDVFLGMGLQFTLMPLLAYIIALALQLPPELAVGVILLGCCPGGTASNVITYLARGDVALSVAITTFCTVASPLITPILTLILAHQWVGIPASSMIQSIFLIVLLPVTLGLVLNGLMGKKLEPFRSSMPLVSVVAIILIVGAIIGVNADKIVTSGLLVLLAVILHNGLGLLISYGITKKLGISEAKRRAIVVEVGVQNSGLSVALATQYFSPFSAVPGAIFSVWHNITGPLLANYWTKKDKELEEKNSKK, via the coding sequence ATGTACCAAATATTAACCATTTTTTCAGACGTCTTTGAAAGTATAAAAAGACTTGCGGAAAATTACTTTGCATTGTGGGTTATATTGGGCTCAATTATTGGATTTTTCAATGCAGATGTTTTTTCCTGGGCGTTACCACACATATCGTTATTTTTAGGAATAATAATGTTTGGAATGGGCATGAGCCTAAAGTTTGATGATTTTAAAATAGTTTTACAGAGACCCAAAGATGTATTCTTAGGTATGGGCTTACAATTTACTTTAATGCCTCTTTTAGCGTATATTATCGCACTAGCTTTGCAATTACCTCCAGAATTAGCCGTAGGTGTTATTTTATTAGGTTGCTGTCCAGGTGGTACGGCTTCAAACGTGATTACATATCTTGCTAGGGGGGATGTGGCACTTTCTGTGGCAATAACAACATTTTGTACGGTAGCTTCACCGTTAATAACGCCAATATTGACGTTAATACTTGCTCATCAATGGGTGGGGATTCCCGCATCTTCGATGATACAATCCATATTTTTAATAGTACTTTTACCTGTAACATTGGGTTTAGTATTAAATGGATTAATGGGCAAAAAATTAGAACCTTTTAGGTCATCAATGCCCCTAGTGTCAGTGGTAGCCATCATATTAATTGTTGGAGCCATTATTGGCGTAAATGCGGATAAAATAGTAACTTCAGGACTTTTGGTATTGCTTGCAGTTATTTTGCATAATGGGCTTGGATTATTAATAAGTTATGGAATTACTAAAAAATTGGGCATATCTGAAGCTAAAAGAAGAGCTATAGTTGTAGAAGTGGGCGTACAAAATTCCGGTTTATCTGTTGCATTGGCTACGCAGTATTTCTCGCCATTTTCAGCGGTACCTGGTGCAATATTTAGCGTTTGGCATAATATAACCGGTCCTTTATTAGCAAATTATTGGACTAAAAAAGATAAGGAATTAGAAGAAAAGAATTCTAAAAAATAA
- a CDS encoding phosphomannomutase/phosphoglucomutase, with the protein MVFKAYDIRGKYKEQLDYEFAYSLGVSLGETYKNVLVGNDVRIGSEELVKPFIWGLLDMGSKVYYAGTISTPKMYYGTKGGGYDLGVILTASHNPKEYTGFKVCDKNVVPLSPVEDIKPNFSRLEIQHTKIEEIQNTKILDIPDINFDPIDDYEEYFIKKFKNSFSDEELDKISICVDFANGATTMAEKNVIMKLFKNYNFINECPDGTFPAHEPDTLKEECLQQIKDTTVITGAKIGLIFDGDGDRLGLIDETGNPLKGDIITAIIADQIMKDIELKKIDYPNCEYECECICHPIKKKKEMNGTNDKNDKNDKDSEEIVTHTTKLTKDGKPCITTPKIVYDLRCSNIVPELVEKHNANAIKTRVGHYFIKKLMHEIDADFAGEFSNHFYFKEIGYFESPLLALKYILEAMDDNDMKLSELAKQYEIYYHSGEINFKLADKDTQEKTIETIKNHFKDCKIETIDGISVYCGDWWFNLRASNTEPLLRLNLEAKSKKEMNDRVDYIKSLIV; encoded by the coding sequence TTGGTTTTTAAGGCTTATGATATTCGGGGAAAATATAAAGAACAACTTGATTATGAATTTGCGTATTCTTTGGGTGTATCTTTAGGTGAAACATATAAAAATGTACTCGTAGGTAACGACGTTAGGATAGGCTCTGAAGAACTCGTTAAACCGTTTATTTGGGGACTTCTAGACATGGGGAGCAAGGTTTATTATGCAGGGACTATTTCAACTCCAAAAATGTACTATGGAACCAAAGGCGGGGGCTATGATTTAGGCGTAATACTAACAGCTTCACATAATCCAAAAGAATATACGGGTTTTAAAGTATGTGATAAAAACGTTGTGCCCCTCTCACCGGTTGAAGATATTAAACCTAATTTTTCAAGATTGGAGATACAACATACAAAAATTGAGGAAATTCAAAACACGAAAATTTTAGATATCCCAGATATTAATTTTGACCCAATCGATGATTATGAAGAATATTTCATAAAAAAATTTAAAAACAGTTTTTCAGATGAAGAATTGGATAAAATATCAATTTGCGTTGATTTTGCAAATGGTGCAACCACCATGGCTGAAAAAAATGTAATAATGAAGTTATTTAAAAATTATAACTTTATAAATGAGTGTCCCGATGGAACTTTCCCAGCTCACGAACCGGATACTTTAAAAGAAGAATGTTTACAGCAAATTAAAGACACTACCGTAATTACAGGAGCCAAAATAGGTCTTATTTTCGATGGTGACGGAGATAGGCTAGGTTTAATAGATGAGACGGGTAACCCATTGAAAGGCGATATAATAACCGCAATAATTGCAGACCAAATTATGAAAGATATCGAATTGAAAAAAATAGATTATCCAAACTGCGAATATGAATGCGAATGTATATGTCACCCCATAAAGAAGAAAAAAGAAATGAATGGTACAAACGATAAAAACGATAAAAACGATAAAGACAGCGAAGAAATAGTTACTCATACCACTAAACTTACAAAGGACGGCAAACCTTGTATAACTACGCCAAAAATAGTTTATGATTTAAGATGTAGCAATATAGTTCCCGAATTAGTGGAAAAACATAACGCAAACGCTATTAAAACTCGTGTAGGTCATTACTTCATCAAAAAATTAATGCACGAAATCGATGCAGATTTTGCAGGGGAGTTTAGTAATCACTTCTACTTTAAAGAAATAGGGTATTTTGAAAGCCCTTTATTAGCTTTAAAGTATATTCTAGAAGCTATGGACGATAATGATATGAAATTATCTGAATTAGCAAAACAATACGAAATATACTACCATAGCGGAGAAATAAACTTTAAATTGGCCGATAAAGATACACAAGAAAAAACTATTGAAACAATTAAAAATCATTTTAAAGATTGTAAAATAGAAACTATTGACGGTATTTCCGTATACTGTGGAGATTGGTGGTTTAATTTGCGTGCTTCAAATACAGAACCACTTTTAAGGCTTAATTTAGAAGCCAAATCCAAAAAAGAAATGAATGATAGGGTAGATTATATAAAAAGTTTAATTGTTTAA
- a CDS encoding Hsp20/alpha crystallin family protein, with protein sequence MFGRDSNDPFDIIKSMGFMGGMTDLGSAFGSMGSKKHVRMNGLEIQGEGFMPITIIDGDESIKIMAFLPGVEKNNIVINAVGNSIELRAKRQPLAVTESENVIYNEMSSEEDAYRMITLQTPVKENESKAKFENGMLTLVLPKSEISIKKGIDIE encoded by the coding sequence ATGTTTGGTAGAGATTCAAACGACCCTTTCGATATTATAAAATCAATGGGCTTTATGGGTGGAATGACAGATTTAGGTTCTGCATTCGGCTCGATGGGTTCAAAAAAGCACGTTAGAATGAATGGTTTAGAAATACAGGGCGAAGGATTTATGCCAATAACAATTATTGATGGTGACGAATCAATAAAAATTATGGCATTTTTACCAGGGGTTGAGAAAAACAACATTGTTATAAACGCAGTTGGAAATTCAATTGAATTAAGGGCTAAAAGACAACCTTTAGCTGTAACTGAATCAGAAAACGTCATATACAATGAAATGTCTTCAGAAGAAGACGCATATAGGATGATTACGTTACAAACGCCGGTAAAGGAAAATGAATCAAAAGCTAAATTTGAAAATGGAATGTTAACATTAGTCCTTCCAAAATCAGAAATTTCAATCAAAAAAGGAATTGATATCGAATAA
- the frhA gene encoding coenzyme F420 hydrogenase subunit alpha: protein MGKTVEINPTTRHEGHTKLVLKVDDDGIVEKGNYLSVTPVRGFEKFLVGKPAEFAPIAVSRFCGICPIAHATSAVEAIEDACGIVPPKDGLLLRELTGLGNKMHSHPLHEFLIAPDFIPEKDRVEYITRIQQMRKTGQYIVDTIGGEAIHAPNIKVGGMLKSITPSAASKIYYKCKEFEKLAKEQVEYLIPIFENRTLVDGTEIPEKLGYHDFGYLATDSTYGNRENIEQKKVHEYTPYDVYEKEVAVQACTTIPRYNGRLMEVGPRARFAKFHDFKEKGAMAIHIARAYENVIHVKRAMEIIEELNVDGLTRAKDPILGDGEKLGLGVHEAARGHNTHQASIDEKGRITYYNAIVATTWNIPLIGKAVEGTHYKFAEHVVRAYDPCVSCATHMISLDYDNKVVNEKYFK, encoded by the coding sequence ATGGGAAAAACTGTTGAAATTAACCCAACAACCAGACACGAAGGTCATACGAAACTTGTTTTGAAAGTAGATGACGATGGAATCGTAGAAAAAGGTAACTATTTAAGTGTAACGCCAGTAAGGGGCTTTGAAAAGTTTTTAGTAGGCAAACCAGCGGAATTTGCACCTATCGCAGTTTCAAGATTTTGTGGTATTTGTCCTATTGCACACGCTACGTCAGCCGTGGAAGCAATTGAGGATGCTTGTGGTATTGTACCCCCAAAAGATGGATTATTATTAAGAGAATTAACAGGACTCGGCAACAAAATGCACTCACACCCACTACACGAGTTTTTAATTGCTCCTGATTTCATACCTGAAAAGGATAGAGTTGAATATATCACAAGAATTCAGCAGATGAGAAAAACCGGGCAATATATTGTTGATACAATCGGTGGGGAAGCAATCCACGCTCCAAACATCAAGGTTGGAGGTATGTTAAAAAGTATTACCCCCTCAGCAGCTTCAAAAATATATTACAAATGTAAGGAATTTGAAAAATTAGCAAAAGAACAGGTCGAATATTTAATTCCTATTTTTGAAAATAGAACCTTAGTTGACGGAACGGAAATTCCTGAAAAATTAGGGTACCACGACTTTGGATATTTAGCTACAGACTCTACTTACGGCAATAGGGAAAACATAGAGCAGAAAAAAGTACACGAATATACTCCATACGACGTATACGAAAAAGAAGTAGCAGTACAAGCTTGTACAACTATTCCAAGATATAACGGTCGATTAATGGAAGTAGGGCCACGTGCAAGATTTGCTAAATTCCACGATTTCAAGGAAAAAGGTGCGATGGCAATACATATTGCAAGAGCTTACGAAAACGTCATACACGTAAAAAGAGCAATGGAAATAATCGAAGAATTAAACGTTGACGGTTTAACAAGAGCAAAAGACCCTATTTTAGGAGATGGTGAAAAATTAGGGCTTGGAGTTCACGAAGCAGCTAGAGGTCACAACACGCACCAAGCTTCAATCGACGAGAAAGGTAGGATTACATATTACAACGCAATTGTAGCAACTACATGGAATATCCCATTAATCGGTAAAGCGGTAGAAGGTACGCACTATAAATTCGCTGAACACGTTGTAAGAGCCTATGACCCATGTGTTTCCTGTGCAACGCACATGATATCCTTAGATTATGATAATAAAGTTGTAAACGAGAAATATTTCAAATAA
- a CDS encoding F420-nonreducing hydrogenase — protein MVKIATTWLGCCSGCHISLLDLHEDLLGILEQVELIHSPVLMDVKEIPDDIDVALIEGGVRNEENLHIAKEMRKKAKVVIAFGTCAVYGGIPGMGNLYSNEELLEKAYKTTITTKNDEGIIPSEEVPALTSRVTPLSQVIDVDYILPGCPPKPELIASVLTALLEGKEPELSNKNMCEVCPREKSSEGVVVGELKRNYEGEIDPKKCLLEQGYVCMGVATRASCGALCPSAGVPCTGCYGPTDKVVDQGAKMISALASDYKVDDDKEMNPKELPNKIIDKVGSFYKFTLPSALIPVKNDRNKK, from the coding sequence ATGGTTAAAATAGCTACTACATGGCTTGGATGTTGTTCTGGTTGCCACATTAGTCTTTTAGATTTACATGAAGACTTATTAGGCATTTTAGAGCAAGTCGAACTGATTCATAGCCCTGTTTTAATGGATGTTAAAGAAATACCTGACGACATAGATGTTGCATTAATCGAAGGTGGAGTTAGAAACGAAGAAAACCTTCATATTGCAAAAGAAATGAGAAAAAAAGCGAAAGTTGTAATTGCTTTTGGTACTTGCGCAGTTTACGGCGGTATCCCAGGTATGGGTAACCTCTATTCAAACGAAGAGTTATTAGAAAAAGCGTACAAAACAACAATAACTACGAAAAATGACGAAGGTATCATTCCAAGCGAAGAAGTACCTGCATTAACTTCGAGAGTAACACCCCTCTCACAAGTTATCGATGTGGATTACATACTTCCAGGATGCCCTCCTAAACCAGAGTTAATCGCTAGTGTATTAACTGCACTTTTAGAAGGCAAAGAACCTGAATTATCAAATAAAAACATGTGCGAAGTGTGCCCTAGAGAAAAAAGTAGCGAAGGGGTTGTTGTAGGCGAGCTTAAGAGAAATTATGAAGGCGAAATCGACCCTAAAAAATGTTTACTTGAACAAGGTTACGTTTGCATGGGTGTTGCTACAAGAGCTTCTTGCGGTGCTTTGTGCCCTAGTGCGGGCGTTCCATGTACGGGTTGCTACGGTCCAACCGATAAAGTTGTAGACCAAGGTGCTAAAATGATATCTGCATTAGCTTCTGACTATAAAGTTGACGATGATAAGGAAATGAACCCTAAAGAGCTTCCGAACAAAATAATTGATAAAGTAGGTAGTTTCTACAAATTTACACTTCCTAGTGCGTTAATTCCTGTAAAAAACGATAGAAATAAAAAATAA
- a CDS encoding hydrogenase iron-sulfur subunit, producing MAENWEPKIVGFCCNWCTYGGADTAGVGRMQYPPSIRIIRVMCSGRIEPSFILKAFKEGADGVFIGGCHLGDCHYDAGNYKWQRRVMMLYDMLDELGIEKERVMHEWISASEGEKFQIAMNDIYDKIKAMGPCTLKENTGKIDE from the coding sequence GTGGCTGAAAACTGGGAACCGAAAATTGTCGGTTTTTGTTGTAACTGGTGTACCTATGGTGGTGCAGATACAGCAGGTGTTGGGAGAATGCAATATCCTCCAAGCATCAGAATTATTAGGGTGATGTGCTCTGGCAGAATCGAACCGTCATTCATACTAAAAGCATTTAAAGAAGGCGCAGATGGTGTATTCATCGGTGGTTGCCACCTTGGAGACTGTCACTACGATGCAGGTAACTACAAATGGCAAAGAAGAGTTATGATGCTCTACGATATGCTCGATGAACTTGGTATTGAAAAAGAAAGAGTCATGCACGAATGGATTTCAGCTTCAGAAGGTGAAAAATTCCAAATTGCAATGAATGATATTTACGATAAAATAAAAGCTATGGGTCCTTGTACTTTAAAAGAAAATACGGGTAAAATAGACGAATAA
- the frhD gene encoding coenzyme F420-reducing hydrogenase, FrhD protein — MPGYLNKEILVLGCGNILFGDDGFGYHMIKRLNELKEQYPILNSEKIQLIDAGTGASHFILSLIDGETPLKKIVIADIIDYGLEPGTLKKLCVEDIPNLPKYHVDAHDMPLAGMLREINDDYGIEIVVIGCQQKRVTAPDILLELSEEVTNSIDDAVKMVVDELN; from the coding sequence ATGCCAGGATACTTAAATAAAGAAATATTAGTACTTGGATGTGGTAACATCCTTTTTGGGGACGATGGATTTGGATACCATATGATAAAAAGGTTAAATGAATTAAAAGAACAATATCCTATCTTAAATTCCGAAAAAATACAACTCATTGATGCAGGTACGGGAGCTTCTCACTTTATTTTATCATTAATAGATGGAGAAACCCCATTAAAAAAGATTGTAATTGCAGATATTATTGACTATGGTTTAGAACCAGGAACCTTGAAAAAACTATGTGTCGAAGACATACCAAATCTTCCTAAATATCACGTTGACGCTCATGATATGCCACTTGCAGGTATGTTAAGGGAAATTAACGATGATTATGGGATTGAGATTGTAGTTATCGGATGTCAGCAAAAACGAGTTACAGCACCGGATATATTACTTGAATTATCGGAAGAAGTAACCAATTCAATCGATGATGCAGTTAAAATGGTAGTTGATGAATTAAATTAA
- the frhG gene encoding coenzyme F420 hydrogenase subunit gamma translates to MVKIAHIHMSGCTGCLISLTDTYEKLLDILGSVELVYALTLADEKTEITETDDKILIERKIPEGIDIALVEGSVCLDDHHSMDDILTTRKNSKIVVALGACAASGGVTRFARGGQMSQPSHASFVPIGDVIKVDLALPGCPPSTESIVKLLTAALEGDMEYLEPFAEIAKYGKDACGCDVIKEVINKSLCMGCGTCAAACQVNAIDMVEGKPNINSEFCIKCGICSAQCPRVRFPEIIRKLE, encoded by the coding sequence GTGGTAAAAATTGCCCATATACACATGAGTGGTTGTACAGGATGTTTGATATCCCTTACAGATACCTATGAAAAATTACTTGATATTTTAGGGTCTGTTGAGTTAGTTTATGCTTTAACGTTGGCTGACGAAAAAACAGAAATCACAGAAACCGATGACAAAATATTAATCGAAAGAAAAATACCTGAAGGTATTGATATAGCACTAGTTGAAGGTAGTGTGTGTTTAGACGACCATCACTCAATGGATGACATATTAACGACCCGTAAGAACTCAAAAATCGTTGTAGCACTTGGAGCTTGTGCAGCTTCTGGTGGAGTTACTCGATTTGCTAGAGGCGGTCAGATGTCACAACCTAGTCACGCCTCATTTGTACCGATTGGCGACGTGATTAAAGTAGATTTAGCACTTCCAGGGTGCCCTCCTTCCACAGAATCAATTGTAAAATTGCTTACAGCGGCTTTAGAAGGAGACATGGAATATTTAGAACCATTTGCAGAAATTGCCAAATATGGAAAAGACGCTTGTGGATGCGATGTAATTAAAGAAGTTATTAATAAATCGCTCTGTATGGGTTGCGGAACTTGTGCGGCAGCTTGTCAAGTTAACGCAATAGACATGGTCGAAGGAAAACCAAACATTAACTCGGAATTCTGTATAAAATGTGGAATTTGTAGTGCGCAATGTCCAAGGGTTAGATTCCCGGAAATAATTCGAAAACTTGAATAG